TAAATAAAAAAAGCTTCGGTGCAATTACCGAAGCTTTAAGTTAACTGTATAACAATTGGTTATCTTCAATCGATGTCAGTGTTAATTTTATTTTAAAAAGAGGTTTAATGTTTAAAATGACGTGTACCAGTCATAACCATTGCAATGTTATTAGCATTACAGTAATCAATACTTAATTGGTCTTTAATAGAACCTCCTGGTTGTATTACACTAGTTATTCCTGCATTACCTGCTATTTCTACACAGTCTGGGAAAGGAAAAAAGGCATCACTAGCCATTACGCTGTCTTTTAAATCAAAGTTAAAAGATTGTGCTTTATGTATGGCTTGGTTTAAAGCATCTACTCGGCTAGTTTGTCCAGTTCCACTGGCACAAAGTTGTTTGTTTTTAACTAAAACAATCGTGTTAGATTTTGTATGCTTACAGATTTTTGAAGCGAAAATCAAATCATCAATAGCAGCAGTTGTAGGTTTACTGTCTGTAACGTATTTTAAATCGTCTACTGTATCTGTTTTGTTGTTTTTATCTTGTACTAAAACACCGTTTAAACATGTTCTAACCGTCATTTCTGCAAAATCACTATCTTTTAAAACTAATAAGATTCTGTTTTTCTTACCTTTTAAAATGCTTTCAGCTTCAGCTGAAAAAGAAGGTGCGATAACAACCTCACAAAATAAATTATGAATAGCTGTAGCTGTTGCTGCGTCTATTTCTGTATTACTGATTAAAACACCTCCAAAAGCAGAAACAGGGTCACCAGCTAAAGCATCAGTATAAGCTTGAGATACGGTTTCACGTTGCGCAAATCCACAGGCGTTGTTATGCTTTAATATAGCAAATGTTGGCTTTTCTCCTTTAAATTCTTGAATTAAATTTACAGCAGCATCAACATCTAAAAGATTATTGTAACTTAATTCTTTACCATGTAGTTTAGTGAAAAGTGCATCAAAATTTCCGAAGAAAAAACCTTTTTGATGTGGGTTTTCTCCGTAACGTAGTACTTTACCATTGGTTTCACTTATTTTTAAAGCAGGAATACTATGGTCTGCGTTAAAGTAATTGAAAATGGCAGAATCGTAATGGGACGATACGTTAAAAGCCTTAGCAGCAAACGCTTTTCTGTCGTCTTCGGATAAATCACCTTTTTTGTCTGTGATTAACTCTAAAAATTCAGAATAATCATCTACAGAAGACACACAAATGACGTCAGCATAATTTTTGGCTGCAGCACGGATTAACGAAATACCTCCAATGTCTATTTTTTCAATAATATCTTGATTAGGAGCTCCTGAAGCTACTGTTTTTTCAAATGGATATAAATCTACGATAACGACATCTATTTGTGGGATATCAAAGTCTTTCATCTCTTTGACATCTCCATCATGGTTTTGACGGTTTAAAATACCACCAAAAACTTTAGGGTGCAACGTTTTTACACGCCCGCCTAAAATAGAAGGATAAGACGTCACGTCCTCTACAGGAACGACAGCAATACCAAGATTTTTAATAAAAGTTTCGGTTCCACCAGTAGAGTAGATAGTGACACCTTGTTTGTTTAGTTCTCTAACAATAGGTTCTAATCCCTCTTTGCTAAATACCGAAATTAATGCAGATTTAATTGTTTTGTTGCTCATTATAGTTGTGTTAATAAGCAAGCAAATTTAAGTAAAAGTAAATTGGTTTAGTTGAAAAAAAATACAGCTTTTTCAACTAAAAGCATAAGTTGTTAACAAGCAGTGTAAAACGCAAAATTCCGAAAAGGATTAATTTTGATAATTAATACCATTCGGAATGTATAAGCTCTATATTATTCAGTCTTAAAAAAGGGTTGCTACTTTAGCGCAAACAAATTCTAAAAAACGTTCATCTTCTTCTGTAAAAGGGTCAGGCGTATTGGAATCTATATCTATTTGTCCAAGGTTTTCACCATTAACAAAAATAGGTATTACAATTTCTGCTTTTACAGTAATACTACAAGCAATATAGTTGTCTTGAGCGGCAACATCCGGTACAACAAAGTTCTCGTTACTTACTGCAACTTGCCCACAAATACCTTTTCCAAAAGGAATTATTATATGATCTGTAGGTGCTCCAACGTAAGGCCCTAGTTTAAGTTCGTTTTTGTCTCCATTTTTAAAATAGAAACCAACCCAGTTATAATATGCTATGTTTTTATCTAATAGTTGGCAAATTTGTAATAATTTATCATCAGTAGATAATGTTGTGTTAGAAACTATAGTTTCAACTTGAGGTTTTAAAGTTTCGAAAGTCATTTGTTTAAAAATTTTGGTAAAAGTATTTAAAAAGACGTAATTTCAACCTTTAAAAAAATTATAATTCATTCTTTTTTAATTGAAGGCATTACTATTAAAATATAAACCTGTTATAAAATTCATAATGACCTTTTTGATCGTTTACGGAGGTTTAAGTTTGGCTTATAATTTCTATTTAGATTTATCTAAAGAAGGACAATATTATCCAGATTATATCACTTATTTGGTCGGAAATCAAACTCAAAACTTACTGGAGGTTTTTGGATATAATACGCAAATGTTGCCGCACCCAGAAGAGCCTTCTATAAAAGTTGTGGTAGAAGGTAATTATTTGGCTAGAGTTATAGAAGGTTGTAACGGTACGAGTATTATTATTTTATTTATGTCTTTTGTAATCGCCTTTGCAGGACGATTTAAAACGACCTTTTTTTATATTTTGGTGGGTAGTGTTTTGATATATAGTGTCAATCTAATTAGAATTGTTATTTTATCTATTGGTTTGTATCATTACCCGTGGCGTGAAGAACTATTACATACTGTTGTTTTTCCTGCTATTATTTACGGGCTGGTATTTTTACTATGGATGTTTTGGGTTAATCGTTTTTCTAAAATTAATAAGTAGATGGGGATGTATTCAAAATATATAGGGATCTCTTTGTTGTTTATGCTATTAGTATTGGTCCGATGGTTTCAAAACGAGTTGTTTTATGATCCTTACTTATTGTTTTTTCAAAACGATTATCTGTATATAGATTCTCCTAGGCAAGAAACGTTTAAATTAGTCACTAATACAGCATTACGATTTGTTATAAACTCGGGGATTTCTCTGTTGATTTTATTTATGTTTTTTAAAGATTTAAGTATTGTAAAATTCTCAGCTCTGATTTACCTTTTTTCTTTTTTTATTTTAATAATGCTTTACCTGTATTTTGTATTAGATCCTAAGCAAGAGCAGTATTATCTATTTTTTAATGTGAGACGGTTTTTAATTCAACCGATTCTATTGTTGTTATTATTACCTGCTTTTTATTATAACAGATTAAATCAATAATTGTAAATCATATATGTGGTTTGCATTAAAGGTTATAAAATAAAAAAGCCTCAACACATGTTGAGGCTTTTTCTATAATAATAAATACTGTGTTTATTACATCATTCCTGGCATACCGCCACCCATTGGCATTCCGCCTCCAGCTGGTGCTGCTTCTTTAATATCCACTAAAGCACATTCGGTAGTTAAAATCATACCAGCAACAGACGCAGCATTTTCTAATGCAATTCTAGTTACTTTTTTAGGGTCAATAATACCTGCTTTAAGCATGTCTACGTAAGTTTCAGATTTAGCATCATAACCAAAGTCTTTTTTACCTTCCATAACTTTAGAGACAACAACACTACCTTCTCCACCTGCATTTTCAACAATGGTACGTAATGGCGCTTCAATAGCACGTGCTACGATTTGGATTCCTGTAGTTTCGTCTAAGTTTTCTGTAGTAATTTTGTCAAGTACAGATTTAGCTCTAACTAGAGCAACACCTCCACCAGCAACAATACCTTCTTCAACTGCGGCACGAGTAGCATGTAAAGCATCATCTACACGGTCTTTCTTTTCTTTCATTTCAACCTCACTAGCAGCACCAACATAAAGTACAGCAACACCACCTGCTAATTTAGCAAGACGTTCTTGTAGTTTTTCTTTATCGTAGTCACTAGTAGTTGTTTCAATCTGAGCTTTAATTTGATTAACTCTATTCTTGATTAAACTCTTGTCTCCAGCACCATTTACAACAGTCGTGTTGTCTTTGTCAATACTAACGCGTTCTGCTGTTCCAAGCATCTCTAAAGTCGTGTTTTCAAGTGTAAAACCTCTTTCTTCAGATATTACTGTACCTCCAGTTAAAACGGCGATATCTTCTAACATTGCTT
This portion of the Olleya sp. Bg11-27 genome encodes:
- the purH gene encoding bifunctional phosphoribosylaminoimidazolecarboxamide formyltransferase/IMP cyclohydrolase produces the protein MSNKTIKSALISVFSKEGLEPIVRELNKQGVTIYSTGGTETFIKNLGIAVVPVEDVTSYPSILGGRVKTLHPKVFGGILNRQNHDGDVKEMKDFDIPQIDVVIVDLYPFEKTVASGAPNQDIIEKIDIGGISLIRAAAKNYADVICVSSVDDYSEFLELITDKKGDLSEDDRKAFAAKAFNVSSHYDSAIFNYFNADHSIPALKISETNGKVLRYGENPHQKGFFFGNFDALFTKLHGKELSYNNLLDVDAAVNLIQEFKGEKPTFAILKHNNACGFAQRETVSQAYTDALAGDPVSAFGGVLISNTEIDAATATAIHNLFCEVVIAPSFSAEAESILKGKKNRILLVLKDSDFAEMTVRTCLNGVLVQDKNNKTDTVDDLKYVTDSKPTTAAIDDLIFASKICKHTKSNTIVLVKNKQLCASGTGQTSRVDALNQAIHKAQSFNFDLKDSVMASDAFFPFPDCVEIAGNAGITSVIQPGGSIKDQLSIDYCNANNIAMVMTGTRHFKH
- a CDS encoding GAF domain-containing protein, with the protein product MTFETLKPQVETIVSNTTLSTDDKLLQICQLLDKNIAYYNWVGFYFKNGDKNELKLGPYVGAPTDHIIIPFGKGICGQVAVSNENFVVPDVAAQDNYIACSITVKAEIVIPIFVNGENLGQIDIDSNTPDPFTEEDERFLEFVCAKVATLF
- the xrtF gene encoding exosortase family protein XrtF, producing the protein MKALLLKYKPVIKFIMTFLIVYGGLSLAYNFYLDLSKEGQYYPDYITYLVGNQTQNLLEVFGYNTQMLPHPEEPSIKVVVEGNYLARVIEGCNGTSIIILFMSFVIAFAGRFKTTFFYILVGSVLIYSVNLIRIVILSIGLYHYPWREELLHTVVFPAIIYGLVFLLWMFWVNRFSKINK
- a CDS encoding exosortase F system-associated membrane protein, which codes for MGMYSKYIGISLLFMLLVLVRWFQNELFYDPYLLFFQNDYLYIDSPRQETFKLVTNTALRFVINSGISLLILFMFFKDLSIVKFSALIYLFSFFILIMLYLYFVLDPKQEQYYLFFNVRRFLIQPILLLLLLPAFYYNRLNQ